Proteins co-encoded in one Bacillus sp. FSL H8-0547 genomic window:
- a CDS encoding DUF2294 domain-containing protein produces the protein MAVSPKKKLEMELSEAFIKLQRDLIGRGPQETRTYIVHDMVIARFKGVLTVEEKHLVENENGRKLVKQMRQVLREMYSKKFEEIVENCTGCRVLSSHSDISTKMGERIEVFVVDKDLERLLE, from the coding sequence ATGGCTGTGTCGCCTAAAAAGAAATTGGAAATGGAATTAAGTGAAGCCTTTATCAAGCTTCAAAGGGATTTAATCGGACGCGGACCGCAGGAAACAAGAACCTACATTGTCCATGATATGGTCATTGCCCGGTTTAAGGGCGTTCTCACAGTTGAGGAAAAACATCTGGTTGAAAACGAAAATGGCAGAAAACTCGTTAAACAAATGAGACAGGTTCTGCGTGAAATGTACAGTAAAAAATTTGAAGAAATTGTAGAAAACTGCACGGGCTGCAGGGTTCTTTCAAGCCACAGCGATATCAGCACAAAGATGGGCGAACGAATTGAAGTGTTTGTGGTTGATAAGGATCTGGAGCGGCTCCTTGAATGA
- a CDS encoding signal peptide protein translates to MLDIIMAVSFAALALLMAGLISWSEKIVNEGREEK, encoded by the coding sequence ATGCTTGACATCATCATGGCGGTGTCTTTTGCAGCTCTTGCGCTGCTAATGGCCGGACTGATCAGCTGGTCTGAAAAGATTGTGAACGAAGGAAGGGAAGAAAAGTGA
- the kdpA gene encoding potassium-transporting ATPase subunit KdpA yields MSVLSILSIILTLWLAVLLSKPAGLYIAQAFSYETTRLDSIFGPFEKAIYKLSGIKQKNKGFRQYAIALLLSNIFMIFIVYLVFRFQGSLPLNPSGIAGMDPTLAFNTAISFMTNTNLQHYSGESGLSYFSQMIAITFMMFTAPATAFAAAIALIRGLSGNPLGNFFVDLIRAITRVFLPLAFAAGLIFVFLGVPQTLDASVTASTVEGAEQTIARGPVASLLSIKEAGNNGGGFFGVNSAHPFENPNAVSNVLQMLLMLLIPTALPYTYGKMVGNKKQGRILFAAMAMIFAVFLGTALLSEFQGNPRLAEAGLEQASGSMEGKEVRFGTVQSTLYAIVTTASETGAVNTMHDTLSPITGMLALSNMLLNTVFGGAGAGFMNIIMYAIIAVFLSGLMVGRTPEFLGKKIEGKEMKLIAVTLLIHPFLILGSTALALYTPLGSDGISNPGFHGLSQVLYEYTSSAANNGSGFEGLGDATPFWNISTGIVMFIGRYFGIIAMLAVGASLAAKKLVPETIGTFRTDTSLFGTIFVGAVFIVGALTFFPVLVLGPVAELLTL; encoded by the coding sequence TTGAGTGTACTATCCATTCTTTCAATTATCCTGACATTGTGGCTAGCTGTGCTGCTTTCCAAGCCGGCTGGACTATATATTGCACAGGCATTTTCTTATGAAACAACAAGGCTTGATTCCATTTTTGGACCTTTTGAGAAAGCAATTTATAAACTGAGCGGCATTAAACAGAAGAATAAAGGTTTCAGGCAGTATGCTATAGCTCTGTTGCTTTCAAACATCTTTATGATTTTCATCGTTTATCTGGTGTTTCGTTTTCAGGGTTCGCTTCCTTTGAATCCAAGCGGTATTGCCGGAATGGATCCAACGCTTGCTTTTAATACGGCCATCAGCTTTATGACAAATACGAATCTTCAGCACTACAGCGGGGAGAGCGGCCTGTCCTATTTCTCACAGATGATTGCCATCACGTTTATGATGTTTACGGCACCTGCAACCGCTTTTGCAGCTGCGATTGCACTTATTAGAGGATTATCGGGTAATCCGCTTGGAAATTTCTTTGTTGATTTAATTCGTGCGATCACAAGGGTTTTTCTGCCGCTTGCCTTTGCAGCCGGCCTGATATTTGTCTTTCTTGGCGTTCCTCAAACGCTTGATGCCAGTGTCACGGCCAGCACAGTGGAAGGAGCAGAGCAGACAATCGCAAGGGGACCTGTTGCTTCTCTCTTATCCATTAAAGAAGCGGGAAATAACGGCGGAGGATTTTTTGGAGTCAACTCAGCCCATCCGTTTGAAAATCCCAACGCAGTGAGCAATGTGCTGCAAATGCTTTTAATGCTTCTCATCCCGACAGCCCTTCCATATACGTATGGAAAAATGGTAGGCAATAAAAAACAGGGACGAATTTTATTTGCGGCTATGGCAATGATTTTTGCAGTGTTTCTTGGAACAGCTCTTCTATCCGAATTTCAGGGGAATCCTAGACTGGCTGAAGCAGGTCTTGAGCAGGCTTCAGGAAGCATGGAAGGGAAAGAGGTGCGGTTTGGTACCGTTCAATCCACTCTCTATGCGATTGTCACGACTGCTTCTGAAACAGGGGCTGTCAATACCATGCATGATACGCTTTCTCCCATTACCGGAATGCTGGCCTTGTCGAATATGCTTCTGAATACCGTGTTCGGCGGTGCAGGTGCCGGATTCATGAACATTATCATGTACGCTATTATTGCTGTTTTCTTATCAGGCCTTATGGTTGGGCGCACGCCGGAATTCCTTGGCAAAAAAATTGAAGGAAAAGAAATGAAGCTGATTGCGGTCACTCTGCTGATTCATCCGTTTTTGATACTTGGATCAACAGCCCTGGCGCTTTATACGCCGCTTGGATCTGACGGTATTTCAAATCCAGGGTTCCACGGGCTTTCCCAAGTGCTTTATGAATACACGTCTTCTGCAGCCAATAACGGTTCAGGCTTTGAAGGTTTGGGGGATGCCACTCCGTTTTGGAACATCTCAACAGGTATTGTCATGTTTATCGGAAGATACTTTGGAATCATTGCCATGCTTGCCGTAGGAGCATCTTTAGCGGCTAAAAAGCTTGTACCGGAAACAATTGGCACATTCCGTACCGACACAAGCCTGTTTGGAACCATTTTTGTCGGAGCGGTATTCATTGTCGGAGCATTAACCTTCTTTCCGGTATTGGTTCTTGGGCCAGTGGCAGAGCTGTTAACTTTATAA
- the kdpB gene encoding potassium-transporting ATPase subunit KdpB — protein MSKTLATAVKAADERYDQKEAAGQTEPEGHKPVNRTKSGQGLIVNAVKASFLKLDPRIMVKNPIMFIVEIGFFLTLLLTFAPNAFGPAEVSTAFNLTVSLILLFTVLFANFAEALAEGRGMAQANALKNSKKEMTANRVKPGGNIEKVDSASLRKGDVVIVSQGEFIPGDGEIISGLASVDESAITGESAPVIKEAGGDFNSVTGGTKVVSDQIKVRITSDPGESFLDKMIALVEGAQRQKTPNEIALNTVLTSLTLIFMIVVVTLPFYTDYLGFRLEIPVLIALLVCLIPTTIGGLLSAIGIAGMDRVTQFNVIAMSGKAVEAAGDINTIILDKTGTITFGNRMASEFIPVGNAPMQDLAQWTAVSSLEDETPEGRSVLELLKNKQLSYRTDLADGGTFIEFKAETRMSGMDLPDGSVVRKGAVDAVKKWVLSSGGTIPADLDKKTDDISKAGGTPLAVAMNDQIFGLIYLKDTVKPGMKERFDKLRSMGIKTVMCTGDNPLTAATIAKEAGVDEFIAECKPEDKIEVIKYEQAQGKLVAMTGDGTNDAPALAQADVGLAMNSGTAAAKEAANMVDLDSNPTKIIEVVSIGKQLLMTRGALTTFSIANDIAKYFAIIPAMFMLAIPEMSMLNVMRLDSPISAILSALIFNAIIIPILIPLAMKGVSYKPMSSNALLRKNLLVYGLGGVLVPFIGIKFIDLCLALFI, from the coding sequence ATGAGTAAGACACTAGCGACAGCAGTGAAGGCTGCTGATGAAAGATATGATCAAAAAGAAGCTGCCGGACAGACAGAACCTGAAGGGCACAAGCCGGTAAACCGGACGAAATCAGGTCAAGGGCTGATCGTCAATGCGGTAAAGGCTTCCTTTCTGAAACTTGATCCCCGGATCATGGTCAAAAATCCAATCATGTTTATAGTAGAAATCGGTTTCTTCTTAACTCTGCTGCTTACTTTTGCACCAAATGCATTCGGACCTGCGGAAGTCAGCACGGCGTTTAATTTAACCGTCTCCCTGATTCTTTTATTCACCGTACTGTTTGCCAACTTTGCTGAAGCATTGGCAGAGGGAAGGGGGATGGCTCAGGCAAACGCGCTGAAAAATTCTAAGAAAGAAATGACGGCAAACAGAGTAAAACCAGGCGGGAATATTGAAAAGGTTGACTCCGCGTCGCTTCGCAAGGGGGATGTGGTCATTGTGTCCCAGGGTGAATTTATTCCTGGAGACGGTGAAATCATTTCCGGTCTTGCTTCTGTTGATGAATCCGCGATTACGGGTGAATCCGCTCCGGTCATTAAGGAAGCGGGAGGGGATTTTAACTCTGTAACAGGCGGAACAAAGGTGGTCAGCGATCAGATCAAGGTGAGAATTACAAGTGATCCAGGTGAATCTTTTCTTGATAAAATGATTGCTCTTGTTGAGGGGGCACAGCGCCAGAAAACACCGAATGAAATAGCGTTGAATACGGTTTTAACAAGCCTTACTCTTATTTTCATGATTGTCGTTGTGACTCTTCCTTTTTATACGGATTACCTCGGGTTTCGTCTTGAAATACCGGTTCTGATTGCCTTGCTTGTCTGTCTGATTCCTACGACAATCGGGGGATTGCTCTCTGCCATCGGAATTGCCGGGATGGACCGGGTAACACAGTTCAATGTCATTGCCATGTCGGGAAAAGCCGTTGAAGCTGCAGGAGACATTAACACAATCATTCTGGACAAAACAGGTACTATTACTTTCGGAAACCGAATGGCAAGCGAGTTTATTCCTGTGGGCAATGCCCCAATGCAGGATTTGGCGCAATGGACGGCCGTCAGCTCGCTGGAGGATGAAACACCTGAAGGAAGATCGGTTCTTGAGCTGCTGAAGAATAAACAGCTTTCATACAGAACGGATCTTGCAGATGGAGGAACGTTCATTGAATTTAAAGCGGAGACCCGAATGAGCGGAATGGATTTGCCTGACGGATCAGTTGTAAGAAAAGGTGCGGTGGATGCCGTGAAAAAATGGGTTCTCTCAAGCGGAGGCACCATTCCGGCTGATCTGGACAAGAAAACGGACGATATTTCCAAAGCAGGCGGTACACCTCTTGCTGTAGCGATGAATGATCAGATATTCGGATTAATCTACTTGAAAGATACCGTTAAGCCTGGAATGAAGGAGCGTTTTGACAAGCTCCGCAGCATGGGAATCAAAACCGTCATGTGTACAGGAGATAATCCGCTCACAGCTGCCACAATAGCAAAGGAAGCGGGTGTGGATGAATTTATCGCAGAGTGCAAACCTGAGGACAAAATTGAAGTCATTAAATATGAGCAGGCACAAGGCAAGCTCGTTGCGATGACGGGAGACGGCACCAATGATGCCCCTGCTCTTGCCCAGGCGGATGTGGGTCTTGCCATGAACAGCGGGACGGCAGCTGCGAAGGAAGCTGCGAATATGGTTGATCTGGATTCAAATCCTACGAAAATCATTGAAGTAGTCTCAATCGGAAAACAGCTGCTGATGACCCGCGGTGCCCTGACAACGTTCAGTATCGCAAACGATATTGCCAAGTACTTTGCGATTATACCGGCCATGTTTATGCTCGCCATTCCGGAAATGAGCATGCTGAATGTGATGAGGCTTGACTCGCCAATTTCAGCCATCCTGTCAGCCCTGATTTTTAACGCGATCATCATTCCGATTCTGATTCCTCTCGCAATGAAAGGCGTCAGCTACAAGCCGATGAGTTCAAATGCCCTTCTCAGAAAAAATCTGCTTGTATACGGTTTGGGAGGAGTCCTGGTTCCGTTTATCGGCATAAAATTCATTGATCTTTGTCTTGCCCTATTTATATAA
- the kdpC gene encoding potassium-transporting ATPase subunit KdpC: MEEKQSIIGPIIRMSLVLMVFCGLVYPAAVTVIAQAAAPDKADGSLIYDENDKVIGSELIGQSFTEAGYFHGRVSSIEYNGAGSGSNNYAPSNEDMLNRTKESIKEWEKNNPETPISDVPNDLLTNSGSGLDPHISPKAAYVQVSRVSEATGIKKAKLEKLIEKHVQGKELGLFGEERVNVLKLNLDLKNMKKQ, from the coding sequence GTGGAAGAAAAACAATCAATCATAGGACCGATTATTAGAATGAGCCTGGTGTTAATGGTATTCTGCGGACTGGTATATCCGGCTGCTGTAACAGTCATTGCCCAGGCCGCTGCTCCGGACAAGGCAGATGGGAGTTTAATTTACGATGAGAATGATAAGGTAATAGGTTCTGAGCTTATCGGACAGTCCTTTACAGAAGCAGGCTATTTCCACGGAAGAGTCTCAAGTATAGAATACAACGGTGCAGGATCAGGATCGAACAACTACGCACCATCAAATGAAGATATGCTGAACCGTACGAAGGAATCGATAAAAGAGTGGGAAAAAAATAATCCTGAAACACCTATAAGCGATGTGCCGAATGATCTGCTGACAAATTCAGGTTCAGGACTTGATCCGCACATAAGTCCAAAAGCAGCCTACGTTCAGGTCAGCCGCGTCTCAGAAGCAACGGGAATTAAAAAAGCTAAACTTGAAAAGCTGATTGAAAAACATGTGCAGGGAAAAGAACTTGGACTGTTTGGGGAAGAAAGAGTGAATGTTCTTAAATTGAATCTGGACTTGAAAAACATGAAGAAACAATAA
- the kdpDN gene encoding KdpD-like non-kinase potassium sensor (KdpDN resembles contains the N-terminal sensor region of KdpD but lacks the C-terminal histidine kinase region.) — protein MTENHPYFRRKTPQELLDEIAEMNRGKLKLYVGAAPGVGKSYKMLQDAHDLKLEGIDAVIGLIECHGRRETEDLIKDLEVIPLKEMPYKGSIFRELNTEAIIERKPAVVIIDELAHTNIPGSKNLKRYMDVEEILEAGINVMSAVNIQHLESVHDIVQQITRVAVRERVPDLFVQRASEIQLIDVTPETLRKRMTEGKIYGSDKIEQSLSHFFTVPNLSALRELALREVADDVDEKMEQISGNLSYGPIGVHEKILVCVGYGPTAEKLIRRGWRMANRLRAQLYVLHAVKYPKESFTQEMREKIERWQLLSSQFNAVFLLEHERNRKPAEIIIEAANKYHVTQILLGQSARTRWEEIRKGSIVNTIMRKTENIDIHIVSDGKI, from the coding sequence ATGACCGAAAACCATCCATATTTCAGACGGAAAACCCCTCAGGAGCTGCTTGATGAAATAGCAGAAATGAACAGGGGCAAGCTGAAGCTTTATGTAGGAGCAGCCCCCGGGGTTGGGAAGTCCTATAAAATGCTCCAGGATGCCCACGACTTAAAGCTTGAAGGCATTGATGCAGTCATTGGCCTGATTGAATGCCACGGAAGAAGAGAAACCGAAGATTTAATAAAAGACCTTGAAGTCATTCCCCTTAAAGAAATGCCGTATAAAGGAAGCATATTCAGAGAACTGAATACAGAAGCCATAATTGAAAGGAAACCGGCTGTTGTCATTATCGATGAGCTTGCTCATACAAATATTCCAGGGTCTAAAAATCTTAAACGATATATGGATGTTGAGGAGATTCTGGAAGCAGGAATCAATGTCATGTCGGCCGTCAATATTCAGCATCTGGAAAGTGTCCACGATATTGTCCAGCAGATAACGAGAGTGGCTGTGCGCGAAAGGGTGCCTGATTTGTTTGTTCAAAGAGCAAGCGAAATCCAGCTGATTGATGTGACGCCTGAAACGCTCAGAAAAAGAATGACAGAAGGGAAAATTTACGGCTCAGATAAAATCGAACAAAGCCTCTCCCATTTCTTTACCGTTCCGAATTTATCCGCTTTAAGGGAGCTCGCTCTTAGAGAAGTGGCGGATGATGTAGATGAAAAAATGGAGCAGATCAGCGGAAATCTTTCATACGGACCCATTGGTGTGCATGAAAAAATACTTGTTTGCGTCGGGTACGGCCCTACTGCCGAAAAACTGATCAGAAGAGGCTGGAGGATGGCGAACCGCCTCCGTGCACAGCTGTATGTTCTGCATGCTGTAAAATATCCGAAAGAATCATTTACTCAGGAGATGAGAGAAAAAATAGAACGGTGGCAGCTGCTCTCCTCTCAATTTAATGCCGTCTTTTTGCTTGAGCATGAGAGAAACCGGAAGCCCGCTGAGATTATTATTGAGGCAGCAAATAAATACCATGTGACACAGATTCTGCTTGGACAGTCAGCAAGAACACGATGGGAAGAAATCCGAAAAGGGTCTATTGTAAATACCATTATGCGAAAAACAGAAAACATTGATATTCATATCGTTTCAGATGGAAAAATATAG
- a CDS encoding CBS domain-containing protein, whose product MNIAFFLIPKKDVVYLPIQSTMRQALEKMEYHRYSAVPLLDHEGKYVTTLTEGDLLWKLKNTPNLNFHNTEKIRLTEISFHRKNEPISIQAEMEHIISRAMEQNFVPVTDDKGIFIGIIRRREIIEYCASQMFAPAVI is encoded by the coding sequence ATGAATATTGCTTTTTTCCTGATCCCTAAAAAGGATGTTGTCTATTTGCCTATCCAGTCGACGATGCGGCAGGCGCTTGAAAAGATGGAATACCACCGTTATTCGGCGGTTCCGCTGCTTGATCATGAAGGCAAATATGTCACGACGCTGACAGAGGGAGATCTGCTCTGGAAGCTGAAAAACACCCCAAACCTGAATTTTCACAACACAGAAAAGATCAGGCTGACGGAAATTTCTTTTCACCGCAAAAACGAGCCCATTTCCATTCAGGCTGAAATGGAGCATATCATTTCCAGGGCCATGGAACAGAATTTTGTGCCTGTGACAGATGACAAAGGAATCTTTATCGGAATCATAAGAAGGAGAGAAATCATCGAGTATTGTGCAAGTCAGATGTTTGCTCCGGCAGTAATTTAA
- a CDS encoding amino acid permease: protein MKQKKWGFWLLTAFVVGNMVGSGIFMLPSTLAQTASPLGVTSAWLVTGFGVLMIALVFGNLSIRRPDLTAGPQSYAKALFDSPKKGNVAGFSMVWGYWVANWISNVAIITSFAGYLSSFFPIMSDKSVLFTIGSQDVQLGRAITFAVCTILLWGTHTILVTNMTGAGKLNFVATASKVIGFMLFIIAGLFALESAAFGEFYFPVETDSGNTLGLTSQIQFAAISTLWAFVGIESAVILSGRASSQRDVKRATITGLIIAVFIYMVITLITMSVLPHDQLQASDKPFVDVLSVILGDAGANAMALLAVVSLFGSTIGWILLSSEVPYQAAKSGIFPAFFAKTNKKGSPKNALLITNLMSQIFIFSTISGTISEAYTFLTTSATLAYLFPYLVSSIFFLKLIAKGETYDLVKGSRVRDGIIASIACIYSVWVIVTGTADLKTFALGVGLFLAGFVIYPFLKKYMKKEESASA from the coding sequence TTGAAACAGAAAAAATGGGGTTTTTGGCTGTTAACAGCCTTCGTTGTAGGAAATATGGTCGGCTCAGGTATATTCATGCTGCCGAGCACACTTGCACAGACAGCAAGTCCACTGGGTGTAACAAGCGCCTGGCTTGTGACTGGATTCGGCGTCCTGATGATCGCATTGGTTTTTGGCAATCTTTCCATCCGCAGACCGGACCTTACCGCAGGTCCTCAAAGCTATGCCAAAGCGCTTTTTGATTCGCCCAAGAAAGGAAACGTAGCAGGCTTCAGCATGGTTTGGGGATACTGGGTCGCAAACTGGATCAGCAATGTTGCCATTATCACAAGCTTTGCCGGATATTTGTCCTCTTTTTTCCCAATTATGTCTGACAAATCGGTTCTCTTTACGATCGGCTCACAGGACGTTCAGCTTGGAAGAGCAATAACGTTTGCCGTCTGCACAATTCTGCTTTGGGGGACTCATACAATTCTTGTCACAAACATGACAGGTGCAGGGAAGCTTAATTTTGTCGCCACAGCTTCTAAGGTGATCGGGTTTATGCTGTTTATTATTGCGGGATTATTCGCACTTGAATCTGCCGCGTTCGGCGAATTCTATTTCCCGGTTGAAACAGACAGCGGCAATACACTGGGACTGACCAGTCAAATTCAGTTTGCTGCCATCTCAACTTTGTGGGCGTTTGTCGGCATCGAATCTGCCGTCATTTTATCAGGACGCGCATCCTCACAAAGAGATGTGAAAAGAGCTACAATTACCGGTTTAATCATTGCGGTTTTCATCTATATGGTTATCACTCTTATTACGATGTCTGTTCTTCCGCATGATCAGCTGCAGGCGTCCGACAAGCCATTCGTCGATGTTCTTTCCGTTATTTTGGGAGATGCAGGAGCGAATGCAATGGCTCTGCTCGCCGTTGTTTCACTTTTCGGTTCCACAATCGGCTGGATTCTGCTTTCATCGGAGGTACCGTATCAGGCTGCAAAATCAGGGATCTTCCCGGCATTCTTTGCAAAGACCAATAAAAAAGGCAGTCCTAAAAATGCCCTGCTGATTACAAATCTGATGTCGCAGATTTTCATTTTCTCAACGATTTCAGGAACCATCAGCGAAGCTTATACGTTCCTGACAACGTCAGCTACACTTGCTTATCTTTTCCCGTACCTTGTATCCTCCATCTTCTTCCTGAAGCTGATTGCTAAAGGAGAAACGTATGATCTGGTAAAGGGTTCACGTGTAAGAGACGGGATCATCGCGTCCATAGCCTGTATCTATTCTGTCTGGGTTATTGTTACAGGAACAGCGGATCTCAAAACGTTTGCTTTAGGCGTTGGCCTTTTCCTTGCAGGTTTTGTCATCTATCCATTCCTTAAAAAATATATGAAAAAAGAAGAATCTGCTTCTGCTTAA
- a CDS encoding twin-arginine translocase TatA/TatE family subunit, with protein MNLGFGEIMLIVFVALLLFGPKKLPELGKAAGKTLREFKNATKGLMDDDDVKSDKSVK; from the coding sequence ATGAACTTGGGATTCGGCGAAATCATGTTAATAGTGTTTGTGGCACTTCTGCTATTCGGACCGAAAAAGCTTCCGGAGCTGGGCAAAGCTGCAGGCAAAACACTGAGAGAATTTAAAAATGCGACAAAAGGCTTAATGGATGACGATGACGTGAAATCAGATAAATCGGTGAAGTAA